The following nucleotide sequence is from Alkalihalobacillus sp. LMS39.
TGTCTATACCTATCTAGTTTTCTTTTAGCCTTGCTTTTTATTAGTTATCCATTCTTTGTTAATAACGGTATTCTCTCTCTATACTTCAGAATTAATGTATCATTATGGTTATTTTCATCATCAACATTTCCACTCATAAACACAGGAGGTACTTTACCCGCTTCTCCTAACAAATCGATCACGTCCGTTAAAATAGTATTGACTATAAACGAGGAGAATATGGTTGATACTGGCGCGTAAGGCACAGCTACATTCTGATGGCTCATGACCGCATCCCCAATTGGTACATGATTGTCTAATACAAGATCAACATGTTCACTTAAATGCTTTTTACTTTTATGTCTCGATGGTAATGAGCGATAGGCGGTTGACGTTAAACCAATGACAAAACAGCCTTTCTCTTTTGCTGTCATCGCAGCATCAATAGGGACTGCATTGCGACCTGAGTTCGAAACAACGAGCATAATATCTTGGTCATTGATTTGTTCTTCATTTACGATTTTGCTTCCTAATCCTTCTTGTTTTTCTAACATAGAAGAACGAACTGCTCCTTCATGAAGCATTAGCTTTTCCACTAAAATCGGATTTATCGTTGCTAACCCACCGGCACGGTAAAACATTTCTTCTGCGATCATATGCGAGTGTCCACATCCAAACACATGAAGAACACCGCCATTTTCAATGGATTCAGTTATTTTCAAAGCCGCTTGTTTCATCGGTAACGCTTCTTGTTTATTGATTTGCTCCATGCCATCCATTACTTTTTGAAAATAATTTTGCATGTCTATGTCACACCTCTCTAGTCTTTTCACATGACGTATCATTCAAGAAAAATAAATATAGTTGTCTATACTTTACTCTATAAAATCTGAAGTAATAATGGTACGATAGAAATAGCCAGTTTAGTGAAAGGAGTATTATGATGATTGATAAAAATTCACCATTACCTATATATTATCAGTTAGAAAACAAAATTCGTGAAATGATTGATTCCAAAGAATTAAAGCCAGGAGACACGCTCCCTTCTGAAAGAGACCTTTCAGAAAAATACGATATTAGTCGGATGACCGTTCGCCACGCCATTAACAATCTTGTTCATGAAGGTTATTTGTACCGCCAAAAAGGAAAAGGAACTTTTGTTTCCCAAAAGAAATTCGAACAAAACCTTCACGGCCTTACAAGTTTTACAGAAGACATGAAATTACGTGGCTTAAAGCCGGGAAATAAACTGCTGAACTTTAATACGATTGCTGCAAGTGAACATGTTGCAAAAAAGCTCTCGATTTCAGCAGGTGACCTTGTTTATAAAATCCAACGTGTGCGACTTGCCGATGATAACCCCATCGCCATAGAAACAAATTATATTTCCACTGCATTGCTCCCTGATTTAACAACGGAAACAATGGCAACAATTTTAAGTGGTTCATTGTATGATTACGCAGAATCAAAATTAAATTTAAAAATTGAAAATGCCCAACAAATTATAGAAGCTTCCGTCGCTAACGATTTTGAAATAGAGCATCTGCATCTCGCGGACGGAGATCCGATATTGTTAATTGAACGGAATTCGCAACTATCCGATGGTACACCATTTGAATTTGTAAAATCCGCCTATCGTGCAGATCAATATAAATTTATCATTAATATTAAACGAAATAAATAGAACCACCTTAGGAAGCAACGCCACCGTAGCTTCCTTTTTATTATCCTTTTACCGCTCCGGCTGTTGCGCCTTTTTCAAATGTACTTTGCGCAAATAAGTAGGCAATGATAACTGGAATGACGGTAATTGCAATAGAAGCTGTCATTAATCCATAATCAGTACCATATTGAGAACTGATGTGAGCTAACAACACTACGATTGGTCGAACATTCGAATGTTCCACTAATACGAGCGAAGCAAACAAATCATTATACGACCATAAGAAAACAAAAATCCCACATGTCGCAAACACTGGTCTTGAAATCGGAACGAAAATTTTGCTAAACATTTTCCAACGAGAACATCCATCCATCACAGCAGCTTCTTCTAATTCTTTCGGAATTGTCGCCATATACCCAGCCACAACTAAAATCGTAAACGGTAAAAATCCAGCCGTATGAGGAATAATAAGACCCCAATACGTATTGACTAAGTCAAGTTTGATAATCATGCGATAAACAGGAACAATCGTAGCAAACGCTGGTATTAATAAGCTCATCACAAGAACGGTTTGAATTAGACCACGGAAGCGAAATTTCATTCTCGCGATAATAAACGCAGCCATTCCACCAAATAATAAAACAAAAAATACAACAGAACCAGACATGATAAAGCTGTTCATATAGCTTCGGCCAATATCAATCGTATTAAAGGCATTGACGTAATTTTCTAACGTTGGGTCGGTCGGAAGTGAAAATGAAGAATTCACAATGTCTCGTGATGGCTTTAACGAGTTCAACAAAACCCACACTAAAGGAAAAATCGTCGTGATTGACCATAACGATAAACAAATATAAACAAAGAGCCGTCCAAATTTTGATTGCGTAAAATATTGGTGTTGAAGTTTTTCCCATAAGGTTAATTGATTTGTTTTAATTTCTGCCACGATACTCACCTCTTTCCTTAATACGTAACTTCATCTTTCTTCAACAACTTATTTGTTAAAAAAGCTAGGAGTAACCCAAGCATAACAATAAGGACTGCCAATGTAGCCCCATATCCAATTGCTGAGTCTGTAAATGCTTTTTGATACATATATGTTCCTAACACCTCAGACGAACGAGCAGGTCCACCTTTTGTAATAATATACACTAACTCAAACACTTTAAGCGCGCCTGTAATCGCCAAAATCATACATGTTTTAATATCGCCCCAAATAAGGGGAATCGTGATTTTTAACGTCCGCTGAATTCCTGTAATTCCTTCAAGTTTAGCTGCTTCATAAAAATCATCTGGTATTTTTGCGATCGCCGTAAGTAAAATAACAAAATAAAATCCAACATATTGCCAAACCGTCGGAATCGCCACCATAATAAGAGATGATTGTTCTGTTAGCCATAACACACGCTCAAAACCTAAACTCGTTAACATCGCGTTTAATAATCCATTGTTGTAATTATAAATTAAAGTAAAAAGCAATCCGATAGCCGCACCTGAAATCACAACAGGAAAGAAAAAACTAGTCCGGTAAAAACGACTACCAAAGCGAATCGAATCAACCATCACGGCTAAAATTAATCCAAGCCCCACTTGAAAAACTACCGCATACAACATAATTTCTAATGTATTCAACGTCGCCATTCGAACAACTTCATCATTGTACATCCGAATATAATTATCGATTCCAATAAAAGTAGAATTAAAAAATCCATCTGTTTTATAAAAACTTTGTCTTATATTTTCAAAGAAAGGATAATACAAAAAAACGGAGGTTATAAGGAGAGCTGGAAATAAAAACAATGGAATGATGAGTTTATCACTTTTCATAGTAAGCTCCTTTCCCTTCATATTTAATAAACAAAAGGGGCTTTGCCGCTAAAAGTGCGGCAAAGCGACCGTATTGTCTTGCTCATTTTCACTTTAGTCTAGCGCTGCAGCTTCTTCCACTACTTTTTCACCGGTTTTATTTCCATTCACAATTTGAGCCACATTCGTTCTCATATGTGTAAATGCTTCTGGTGTAATACGAGAATCAATTGGCATTGTTAAAGACGTAGCGTTTGCTACTAACTGATGTCCCGCTAATAGTTTCGGGTGAATATCACTTACCGTTCCTGCTGCTGGTACTCCACCATTCGCTTCCGCAACTTCAATAACCGATTGTTCAGACGTTAAGTGCTTTAATAGCGCAATTGCTGTTTCTGACTTCGCTGTATCTTCAATGGCACTTGTACTTAAATAATATCCAGAAGAGAAGCCTCCTACTAAATCACCGTATGTTGCGTCGTCCCCAAATACAGGGAATGGAAGAACAGTTACATTTTCACGAACATCTTCTTCAATTCCACCCCAAGCCCAAGAACCTTCAACCATCATTGCTGCTTGTTCTTGTTGGAATAAATTTTGAGCCATTGGTAAATCAATTGTTCCTGCATCTACAGGGAATGCTCCCATTTCAGCATGTTTACCAATCATGTCTAACCCTTCTGCCCAAGATGGATCATTATCAACTAACACTTTTGAATATCCTGGCTCACCACCAGCAGCTAAAATATAATGTTCTACTAAGTAATAAGACTCTTCATACGAACCTGCAAGAGGGACAATGTCCGTGTCTGCAAAACCTTGAATAGCAGCTTCAAAATGATCCCAGGTTGTTGGTAATTCTAACCCTTGTTCTTCAAATAGTTTTTCATTAACAAACAATGCTTCATAAAAACCTGTTAAAGGAATCGCATAAATATTTCCGTCTCCAGTTTTCATTTGTTCTAAAGCCGCTTCACTAAACGAACCTCTCCAAGCTGAATCTTCTTCTAGCAAACTATTAAGTGGTGCAACTAATCCTGCATCAATAATGGGTTGAGCGTCAACACCAGTGAAATAAAAAGTGATGTCTGGAGCATTGTTCGATGTAAAGTCTGTATTTACTTTCGTACGGAATTCATCCCCAGCTGTCATCGATTCATTTACAATTGTGACATGTGGATTTTCTGCTTCAAACGCATCCAACTGAGCTTGTAGTACATCAGTAGCTGGGTCTGTTCCTCCAAACATTGTAACGATGCGAAGCTGTACTGGATCATTTGTTGCTTCTTTTTGCTCTTCCATTTTTTCTGAATCATTTGGTGTCTCTTCATCGCTATTTGTTGACTCTCCTCCACAAGCAGCTAAAAACAGAAGCAATGCCATTGACATAAGCAACAATACTACCTTTAAGCCTTTTTTCTTCATAATTATCCCCCTTATAATGTCTTACCCAATATGAACTTGTCATGTTGTCTATACCAATTCTATAATAGATAAATATCTTCGTCAATATGTTTTTCGGAAAAATTATCCTTAGTAACAAAAAGTATGTAAGTTGATTTAACAATGTTTGAAAACGCTTCACTTTTTTTGATATGAAAGAGTCTTACTCTATTGGCAAGTGGTATGGACATATAGAGTAAGTGTTGTGTGTGAAAGTAAAAACACCCTAAGTCGTATATGACTTAGGGTGTTTTGATAAGGGTTAGTTTAAATAGTTGGCTGGATTAACCGCACTTCCCGCACCACTATATCCACCTGGATGAACTTCAAAATGTAAATGAGGTCCTGTTGCTGTTCCTGTTGCACCCATTGTTCCAATTTGTTGGCCACGGCTAACAGAATTACCAGCAGACACTTGGATACTATTTAAATGAGCATATAACGTCGTAACTGATTTCCCATCTACAACGTGAGAGATCATGACAGTATTCCCAAAGCTTCTACGATATTCAGCTACAATGACCGTACCTGCTTCTGCTGCTACAATCGGCGTACCTGTACTATTCGCAATATCCATTCCCGCATGCAAACGTTGGCCACCATACACTGGATGAGTTCTCATACCAAATGGCGAAGATACTCGTCCACTTGCAGGACGTTGAAATGTTCCACTCGTTGCTGCTGGCGTTTCTCCAGTAGAAGGAGAACCACCACCACTGCGACTTGGCAAATCTTTTTGTTGACGTTGGCGTTCTAGTTCGGCTTGGCGCTCACGCTCTTGCCAAGCAGCTAACTCTTTTTTCGCCGCTTGTTCTTGTAAACGAAGAATTTCATCCATGCCTTCAAGTTCACCAAGATCAGCATGTAAATCTTCTCCAAGAACAATCAATTGATTCATTTTCTTATCTTTTTCTTTTTTCTGTGCTTCTAGCTTCTCCATTAACTCTTCAAGTTGGATAAGCTTTTCTTCTAGTTTAGCAAGTTGTTCTTCTACTAATGCTTTTGTTTCTTCTAATTGTAACTGGTCAGCAATATGAGCATCTAGAATGTTACGGTCTTGTTGAGCAATCATGGATAATGCACTAACGCGATCTAAGAAGTCTCCGAAACTTTTTGAGCCTAAAATTACTTCGAGATAACTAATAGACCCTCCATTTTGGTACATCGAACGAGCACGCTCTTTTAATAGCTCGTCCCGCTCTGCAATCCGCTCTTCTAGTATTTTAATTTCTTCTTCTAATTGTTTAATATGTTCTGAAACTTCTTCAATTTCTTCATTTTTTTCTTCAATTTTTTCGTTTGTATCCGCTACTTCATGATCGAGTTTTTCAATTTCTGCTCGTACTTGTTGTTGTTCTTCTTCCACTTTTGCTAGTTCGGCTTCTTTCTTGGCAGCTTCTTTTTTCGTTTCTTCTCGTTCACTTTGAATATCTTGAATTTGCTTTTGAATTTCACTATTGGCAAATGCGATTTGATATCCTGATGTCGGTAAAATCGTTCCAACTGCTACAGCTCCAGCTACAACAACAAGTGACAGTTTGCGCCTCATTTAAAAATCCTCCTCTTGTTACACCCTTAAAAATTTTCTTACACTCATCAAACTTCCCCAAACACCTATAAATGCACCAATGACTAGTAATAGTATCCCGACTTGATAAACATATGGAAAAACTGGTACTAGTTCAAAAAACATAAATTCTATTCTTTCACTAAAGTTTTCAAAAAGATAAGAATACCCTATTACTATTACAACAATCGGAATCATTGCTCCAATTGTTCCTAGCAATAATCCTTCTATAAAAAACGGCCATCTTATAAAACCGTTTGTTGCCCCAACTAGTTTCATAATTTGAATTTCTCGTTTTCTAGCAACAATCGTTAGCTTTATCGTGTTCGCAATTAAAAACATCGCAGTAAACATCATTGCTATCACAAGAATTAAACCAATATTTCGAACTAAATCTGTTACTGCAAATAAACGGTCGACAACGTCTTTTCCGTAATTAATCGATTCAACATGAGGTAATTCAGTAATTTGGTTCGCAACATTTTCCGTTAACTGAGGTGTTGTTGCACGTACGACAAAAGCGTCATTAAAAGGATTTTCGCCTCGTAGCCCTTCAAATACTTCTCCCATGTCATCCATACTTTCAATAAACAGTTCGAGACCTTCTTCTCGAGGTACATACTCAACACTTTCAACATGTTCGACTTGCTCTAGTAAGCTTTGTAACTCTTCTTGCTGTTCTTCACTTGCCGTTAAATCAACATGAACCCGGATTTCTACATCGTCTTCTACTAGAGAAGCGATGTGATTCATGTTTAAAATTAATAAGAGAAAAACCCCTACAATTAGCAGCAAAATTGATACTGCACTTATGGAAGCAAACGTCATCCATCCATTTCGGATTAAATTCTTTGCTCCTTCTTTCCCATGCCGCTTGAGGGTTCTAAATTTCATAACCGTAGTTCCCCCTTACTTCATCACGAACAACTCGACCATCTTCAATCGCAATTACTCGTCTACGAATGGTGTTTACAATTTCTTTGTTGTGTGTCGCCATTAATACCGTTGTTCCCCGATCATTAATATCTTCTAAGGTGTCCATAATTTCCCAAGATGTATCCGGGTCAAGGTTTCCTGTAGGCTCGTCCGCAATTAGCACAGCTGGATTGTTTACGATTGCTCGAGCAATAGCTACACGCTGTTGCTCTCCTCCTGATAGTTCACCAGGTAAAAATCGAGCTTTATTTTTTAATTTAACAATATCTAAGACTGACATTACTCTTTTCTTAATAACATCTGGACTTTCTTCTATTACTTCTAATGCAAATGCTACATTTTCAAACACGGTTAATTGGTTTAACAATTTAAAGTCCTGGAAGACGACTCCAATTTGTCTTCGTAAATATGGGATTTGCTTTTCTTTTAACGTGGTTAAGTCTGTTCCATTTATATGAATTTTCCCTTTAGTGGGTTTTTCTTCACGATACATCATTTTTATAAAAGTC
It contains:
- a CDS encoding SIS domain-containing protein; amino-acid sequence: MQNYFQKVMDGMEQINKQEALPMKQAALKITESIENGGVLHVFGCGHSHMIAEEMFYRAGGLATINPILVEKLMLHEGAVRSSMLEKQEGLGSKIVNEEQINDQDIMLVVSNSGRNAVPIDAAMTAKEKGCFVIGLTSTAYRSLPSRHKSKKHLSEHVDLVLDNHVPIGDAVMSHQNVAVPYAPVSTIFSSFIVNTILTDVIDLLGEAGKVPPVFMSGNVDDENNHNDTLILKYRERIPLLTKNG
- a CDS encoding GntR family transcriptional regulator; this translates as MIDKNSPLPIYYQLENKIREMIDSKELKPGDTLPSERDLSEKYDISRMTVRHAINNLVHEGYLYRQKGKGTFVSQKKFEQNLHGLTSFTEDMKLRGLKPGNKLLNFNTIAASEHVAKKLSISAGDLVYKIQRVRLADDNPIAIETNYISTALLPDLTTETMATILSGSLYDYAESKLNLKIENAQQIIEASVANDFEIEHLHLADGDPILLIERNSQLSDGTPFEFVKSAYRADQYKFIINIKRNK
- a CDS encoding carbohydrate ABC transporter permease: MAEIKTNQLTLWEKLQHQYFTQSKFGRLFVYICLSLWSITTIFPLVWVLLNSLKPSRDIVNSSFSLPTDPTLENYVNAFNTIDIGRSYMNSFIMSGSVVFFVLLFGGMAAFIIARMKFRFRGLIQTVLVMSLLIPAFATIVPVYRMIIKLDLVNTYWGLIIPHTAGFLPFTILVVAGYMATIPKELEEAAVMDGCSRWKMFSKIFVPISRPVFATCGIFVFLWSYNDLFASLVLVEHSNVRPIVVLLAHISSQYGTDYGLMTASIAITVIPVIIAYLFAQSTFEKGATAGAVKG
- a CDS encoding sugar ABC transporter permease, which gives rise to MKSDKLIIPLFLFPALLITSVFLYYPFFENIRQSFYKTDGFFNSTFIGIDNYIRMYNDEVVRMATLNTLEIMLYAVVFQVGLGLILAVMVDSIRFGSRFYRTSFFFPVVISGAAIGLLFTLIYNYNNGLLNAMLTSLGFERVLWLTEQSSLIMVAIPTVWQYVGFYFVILLTAIAKIPDDFYEAAKLEGITGIQRTLKITIPLIWGDIKTCMILAITGALKVFELVYIITKGGPARSSEVLGTYMYQKAFTDSAIGYGATLAVLIVMLGLLLAFLTNKLLKKDEVTY
- a CDS encoding extracellular solute-binding protein, translating into MKKKGLKVVLLLMSMALLLFLAACGGESTNSDEETPNDSEKMEEQKEATNDPVQLRIVTMFGGTDPATDVLQAQLDAFEAENPHVTIVNESMTAGDEFRTKVNTDFTSNNAPDITFYFTGVDAQPIIDAGLVAPLNSLLEEDSAWRGSFSEAALEQMKTGDGNIYAIPLTGFYEALFVNEKLFEEQGLELPTTWDHFEAAIQGFADTDIVPLAGSYEESYYLVEHYILAAGGEPGYSKVLVDNDPSWAEGLDMIGKHAEMGAFPVDAGTIDLPMAQNLFQQEQAAMMVEGSWAWGGIEEDVRENVTVLPFPVFGDDATYGDLVGGFSSGYYLSTSAIEDTAKSETAIALLKHLTSEQSVIEVAEANGGVPAAGTVSDIHPKLLAGHQLVANATSLTMPIDSRITPEAFTHMRTNVAQIVNGNKTGEKVVEEAAALD
- a CDS encoding peptidoglycan DD-metalloendopeptidase family protein, encoding MRRKLSLVVVAGAVAVGTILPTSGYQIAFANSEIQKQIQDIQSEREETKKEAAKKEAELAKVEEEQQQVRAEIEKLDHEVADTNEKIEEKNEEIEEVSEHIKQLEEEIKILEERIAERDELLKERARSMYQNGGSISYLEVILGSKSFGDFLDRVSALSMIAQQDRNILDAHIADQLQLEETKALVEEQLAKLEEKLIQLEELMEKLEAQKKEKDKKMNQLIVLGEDLHADLGELEGMDEILRLQEQAAKKELAAWQERERQAELERQRQQKDLPSRSGGGSPSTGETPAATSGTFQRPASGRVSSPFGMRTHPVYGGQRLHAGMDIANSTGTPIVAAEAGTVIVAEYRRSFGNTVMISHVVDGKSVTTLYAHLNSIQVSAGNSVSRGQQIGTMGATGTATGPHLHFEVHPGGYSGAGSAVNPANYLN
- the ftsX gene encoding permease-like cell division protein FtsX, whose translation is MKFRTLKRHGKEGAKNLIRNGWMTFASISAVSILLLIVGVFLLLILNMNHIASLVEDDVEIRVHVDLTASEEQQEELQSLLEQVEHVESVEYVPREEGLELFIESMDDMGEVFEGLRGENPFNDAFVVRATTPQLTENVANQITELPHVESINYGKDVVDRLFAVTDLVRNIGLILVIAMMFTAMFLIANTIKLTIVARKREIQIMKLVGATNGFIRWPFFIEGLLLGTIGAMIPIVVIVIGYSYLFENFSERIEFMFFELVPVFPYVYQVGILLLVIGAFIGVWGSLMSVRKFLRV
- the ftsE gene encoding cell division ATP-binding protein FtsE, whose protein sequence is MIDMKDVWKTYPNGMKAINGIDISIGKGEFVYVVGPSGAGKSTFIKMMYREEKPTKGKIHINGTDLTTLKEKQIPYLRRQIGVVFQDFKLLNQLTVFENVAFALEVIEESPDVIKKRVMSVLDIVKLKNKARFLPGELSGGEQQRVAIARAIVNNPAVLIADEPTGNLDPDTSWEIMDTLEDINDRGTTVLMATHNKEIVNTIRRRVIAIEDGRVVRDEVRGNYGYEI